In Rhizobium gallicum bv. gallicum R602sp, the following proteins share a genomic window:
- a CDS encoding NAD(P)/FAD-dependent oxidoreductase: MTRHVIKRLPIDTGTSGWEAVSERAFPATALDRDATVDWLIIGAGFAGLSAARRLSQFRPQDKIVVLEARELAKGPAGRNSGFMIDVPHNLSAGEYSVADEQATRNEIRQNRLAIAFAADVAAEYNLSSDTFDPSGKVNAAASDRGLGLNDNYRKSLEKIGEEHRVLDADQMREMTGSRYYRGGLYTPGAVMIQPADYIRGLARGLRSKVTIYEHSPVLELSREGKSWKAISNHGSVSAPKVILGVNGHVESFGHFRGRLMHIFTYASMTAPFSQNEFAGDVTGADRWALLPADPMGATVRKITTNGRSRIVIRTRFTYDPCLKVSERRVAGVAAEQRRSFDARFPGLERLPMEYSWAGALCLSRNHVPAFGEVEEGLFSACCENGLGTVKSTLAGMMAADLATGTASPELDKYKNHPEPSRLPPEPVAWLGVNSVIRFQELRAGREG; the protein is encoded by the coding sequence ATGACCCGACATGTGATCAAGCGTCTGCCGATCGACACCGGCACTTCGGGATGGGAGGCGGTCAGCGAACGCGCCTTTCCCGCAACGGCGCTTGATCGAGACGCTACGGTTGACTGGCTTATCATCGGCGCTGGATTTGCCGGCCTGTCGGCGGCACGGCGCCTCTCGCAATTTCGTCCCCAAGACAAGATTGTCGTCCTGGAGGCTCGTGAACTTGCGAAGGGACCGGCCGGGAGGAACTCCGGCTTCATGATCGACGTGCCCCACAACTTGTCGGCAGGCGAGTACTCGGTGGCAGACGAGCAGGCAACCAGAAACGAGATCAGACAGAACCGTTTGGCGATCGCTTTTGCGGCGGACGTCGCGGCCGAATACAACCTGTCGAGCGATACGTTCGATCCGTCGGGCAAGGTCAATGCCGCGGCCTCGGACCGAGGGCTCGGCCTCAACGACAATTACCGCAAATCTCTTGAGAAGATCGGCGAAGAACATCGCGTTCTCGATGCCGACCAGATGCGGGAAATGACGGGCTCGCGCTATTATCGTGGAGGGCTTTACACGCCAGGTGCCGTGATGATCCAGCCCGCCGATTATATCCGCGGGCTGGCGCGCGGACTTCGATCGAAGGTTACCATCTACGAACATTCGCCGGTGCTGGAGCTTTCACGCGAAGGTAAGTCCTGGAAGGCGATTTCCAATCACGGATCCGTCTCTGCGCCGAAGGTCATTTTAGGGGTGAACGGTCACGTCGAAAGCTTCGGCCACTTCCGTGGACGGCTGATGCATATCTTCACCTACGCGTCGATGACCGCCCCGTTCTCCCAGAACGAGTTCGCAGGCGACGTTACCGGCGCCGATCGATGGGCGCTGCTGCCGGCAGATCCCATGGGGGCGACCGTTCGCAAGATCACCACCAATGGCCGTTCGAGGATCGTCATCAGGACGAGGTTCACATACGACCCATGTCTCAAGGTGTCGGAGAGGCGGGTTGCCGGCGTGGCTGCCGAGCAGCGCCGGTCGTTCGATGCCCGTTTCCCCGGGCTGGAACGCCTGCCGATGGAGTATAGCTGGGCCGGTGCGCTGTGCCTCAGCCGGAACCACGTGCCGGCATTCGGCGAGGTGGAAGAGGGCCTTTTTTCGGCGTGCTGCGAGAATGGTCTCGGCACCGTCAAGAGCACGCTTGCGGGCATGATGGCGGCCGATCTGGCGACCGGCACTGCTAGCCCCGAACTCGACAAATACAAGAATCACCCGGAACCGAGCAGACTGCCTCCCGAGCCCGTCGCGTGGCTGGGCGTCAATTCGGTCATCCGCTTTCAGGAATTGCGTGCAGGCCGCGAGGGATGA
- a CDS encoding aldehyde dehydrogenase — protein sequence MHEPLTAAEYKAIAAGLQFPTNGFIDGAFRPAHSGRTFTSTNPATGDVLAEIAACDATDVDYAVIKAKQAFDDGRWRLCSPGERKAVLLKLAKLLERNRHELAIMESLDSGKPIRECQTVDVPDTIHTIRWHAELIDKLYDNTAPVGANALTMIVREPVGVVGCVLPWNFPLLMLAWKIGPALAAGCSVIVKPAQETTLTTLRVAELAHEAGIPAGVFNVVTGGGKEVGEPIGMHMDVDMVAFTGSTPTGRRFLRYAADSNLKRVVLECGGKNPAVVLDDAEDLDLVAEQVVNGAFWNMGENCSATSRLIVHAKVKDELLQRIGAYMREWKTGDPLDPENRIGALVSKTHFEKVKSFLDDAKKEKLSVAHGGDTHGGIFIEPTVVEGVTPSSRLFQEEIFGPVLAVTTFNTLSEAIALANDTNYGLTASVYTASLRNAIKLSREIRAGVVTVNCFGEGDATTPFGGYKESGFGGRDKSVFAHDNYCELKTIWIDVSDRSVDETIR from the coding sequence ATGCATGAACCCTTGACCGCTGCCGAATACAAGGCGATCGCCGCAGGCCTTCAGTTCCCGACGAATGGATTCATTGACGGGGCCTTCCGTCCGGCGCATTCCGGTCGGACTTTCACGTCCACGAACCCTGCCACGGGCGACGTTCTTGCCGAAATCGCCGCGTGCGACGCCACCGACGTCGATTATGCCGTGATCAAGGCCAAGCAAGCCTTCGACGACGGCCGCTGGCGGTTGTGTTCGCCTGGCGAGCGCAAGGCCGTGCTCCTCAAGCTCGCCAAGTTGCTGGAGCGCAACCGTCATGAACTCGCTATCATGGAAAGCCTGGACAGTGGCAAGCCGATCCGCGAATGCCAGACGGTCGACGTTCCCGATACCATTCATACCATTCGCTGGCATGCCGAACTGATCGACAAGCTTTACGACAACACCGCACCTGTCGGGGCAAATGCACTGACAATGATCGTCCGCGAACCTGTCGGCGTCGTCGGATGTGTGCTTCCGTGGAACTTCCCGCTGCTGATGTTGGCCTGGAAGATCGGTCCGGCCCTTGCAGCCGGCTGCTCGGTGATCGTGAAGCCTGCGCAGGAAACGACGCTCACCACGCTGCGTGTCGCCGAACTTGCCCATGAAGCAGGGATCCCTGCGGGCGTCTTCAACGTCGTGACCGGCGGCGGCAAGGAGGTCGGCGAACCGATCGGCATGCACATGGACGTCGACATGGTGGCATTTACCGGATCGACGCCTACCGGCCGCCGCTTCCTGCGCTATGCCGCCGACTCCAACCTCAAGCGTGTCGTGCTCGAATGCGGCGGCAAGAATCCCGCGGTCGTTCTCGATGACGCCGAAGACCTCGACCTTGTGGCCGAGCAGGTGGTCAACGGCGCCTTCTGGAACATGGGTGAGAACTGCTCGGCCACATCGCGGCTGATCGTCCATGCCAAGGTCAAGGACGAGCTGCTGCAGCGCATCGGAGCCTACATGCGCGAATGGAAGACGGGCGATCCGCTCGATCCCGAAAACCGCATCGGCGCGCTGGTCAGCAAGACCCACTTTGAGAAGGTGAAATCCTTTCTCGACGACGCGAAGAAGGAGAAGCTCTCTGTCGCCCACGGCGGCGACACGCATGGCGGCATCTTCATCGAGCCGACGGTGGTCGAGGGTGTAACGCCTTCCAGCCGTCTGTTTCAGGAAGAGATCTTCGGGCCGGTCCTTGCGGTCACGACCTTCAATACGCTCAGCGAAGCCATCGCTCTTGCCAATGACACCAACTACGGTCTTACGGCGTCCGTCTATACCGCAAGCCTGAGAAACGCCATCAAGCTTTCGCGGGAAATCCGGGCCGGGGTCGTCACCGTCAACTGCTTTGGCGAAGGGGACGCGACCACGCCGTTCGGCGGCTACAAGGAGTCGGGATTCGGCGGCCGCGACAAGTCGGTCTTTGCCCACGACAACTATTGCGAACTCAAGACGATCTGGATCGACGTCTCGGACCGATCTGTGGACGAGACGATCCGATGA
- a CDS encoding dihydrodipicolinate synthase family protein, giving the protein MKFEGIFTPAVTPLDRDGQIDRVAFCAVIEQLIDAGVHGIIVGGSTGEYYAHSSQERFELAAYAKDVIGTRLPLVIGTGATRTEDSVEYAKAAKEIGADAILVSSPPYALPTERENAVHALTVDRAANLPIMLYNYPARMGVMMGEEYFSRVGKSKNVVAIKESSGDMGNLHRLARKYPHISLSCGWDDQALEFFAWGAKSWVCAGSNFLPREHVALYEACVLEKNFDKGRAIMTAMLPLMDFLECGKFVQSIKHGCELIGLSAGPVRAPLRPLNSEEKRTLQTVVATLKRTVAQITSGANHA; this is encoded by the coding sequence GTGAAGTTTGAGGGGATCTTTACGCCGGCGGTGACGCCGCTCGACCGGGATGGGCAGATAGACCGCGTTGCGTTTTGCGCCGTCATCGAGCAGCTCATCGATGCGGGCGTGCATGGCATCATCGTCGGTGGCTCGACGGGCGAGTACTATGCCCACAGCAGCCAGGAGCGCTTCGAACTTGCGGCCTATGCCAAGGATGTCATCGGCACCCGGCTGCCGCTCGTCATAGGAACGGGCGCAACGAGAACCGAAGACTCGGTCGAGTACGCCAAGGCGGCAAAAGAAATCGGCGCGGATGCGATCCTCGTGTCCTCGCCGCCCTATGCGTTGCCGACGGAACGGGAAAATGCGGTCCACGCGCTCACGGTGGACCGTGCGGCCAACTTGCCGATCATGCTCTACAACTATCCGGCCCGCATGGGCGTGATGATGGGCGAGGAGTATTTTTCCCGCGTTGGTAAATCCAAAAATGTGGTCGCCATCAAGGAAAGTTCCGGCGACATGGGCAATCTTCATCGTCTCGCGCGCAAGTATCCGCATATCTCGCTGTCTTGCGGCTGGGATGATCAAGCTCTCGAATTTTTCGCATGGGGCGCAAAGAGCTGGGTATGCGCCGGCTCCAACTTCCTTCCGCGCGAGCACGTCGCGCTTTACGAGGCCTGCGTGCTGGAAAAGAACTTCGACAAGGGTCGCGCGATCATGACCGCGATGCTGCCGCTTATGGATTTCCTGGAATGCGGGAAGTTCGTCCAGTCGATCAAGCATGGATGCGAGTTGATCGGCCTGAGCGCCGGGCCGGTCCGCGCACCGCTGCGTCCGCTGAATTCCGAAGAAAAGCGAACCCTCCAGACCGTCGTCGCCACGTTGAAGCGCACGGTTGCCCAGATCACGTCGGGAGCAAATCATGCATGA
- a CDS encoding GntR family transcriptional regulator encodes MAKSVKSNLYDDLKRQILTMELDPDADLDESSLSERYGLSRTPVRDIFRRLAGEGYVDIRENRGARVIPMNHATLRNFFLVAPMIYAAIGRLAVQNFKPSQLSDLKQTQERFRAASQNMDALAMVLENNRFHEIFGEMSANVYLQPSLGRLLIDHARIGHTFFRPRNADMKRRLQLAVEHHDSFIEALSIHDEDAVVDLVFEHWELSRENMEMFIAPHGLKADAPIGAPTTQSLEKSP; translated from the coding sequence ATGGCGAAGAGCGTCAAGAGCAATCTCTACGATGACCTGAAACGTCAGATCCTGACGATGGAGCTGGACCCCGACGCCGATCTGGACGAGTCCAGTCTCAGCGAGCGCTACGGCCTGTCGCGAACGCCGGTTCGCGATATTTTCCGCCGCCTGGCGGGTGAGGGCTACGTCGACATTCGCGAGAACAGGGGGGCGCGGGTCATCCCGATGAACCACGCGACCCTGCGGAACTTCTTTCTTGTTGCGCCGATGATCTACGCGGCGATTGGCCGCCTTGCAGTGCAGAACTTCAAGCCTTCGCAACTCTCGGACCTGAAGCAGACCCAGGAGCGCTTCCGCGCCGCTAGTCAGAACATGGACGCGCTGGCGATGGTGCTCGAGAACAACCGCTTCCACGAGATCTTCGGGGAGATGTCGGCCAACGTCTACCTGCAACCCAGCCTGGGCCGGCTTCTCATCGACCACGCGCGCATCGGTCATACCTTCTTCCGACCCAGGAACGCGGACATGAAGCGGCGGCTGCAGTTGGCTGTCGAGCACCACGACAGCTTCATCGAGGCGCTCAGCATTCATGACGAGGACGCTGTGGTCGATCTTGTCTTCGAGCACTGGGAGTTGTCCCGCGAAAACATGGAAATGTTCATTGCGCCGCACGGACTTAAGGCGGACGCCCCGATCGGCGCTCCAACCACGCAATCATTGGAGAAATCACCGTGA
- a CDS encoding aromatic ring-hydroxylating oxygenase subunit alpha, which translates to MLQTFASSISSLLDSRADGHSLPAGLYNREDVFEADVDVFFRKHWICIGLECDVPEPGDANVIEIGNSSLIILRDDDNQIRVVHNVCRHRGSRILDAGSSVVSKLVCPYHQWTYELDGELAYAPHMGADFDKSCKSLRPVSFKSIGGLIYACLSDNPPADIEHLEEVMTERLAPYDIRNTKVAFQTDVVEHGNWKLTMENNRECYHCSANHPELCVSFVDLDFGFDPESLSPEDREQAEQHQALYADKTKSWEADGYPSAAVEQLVDCETNFRTQRLIISGAGESQTPDATAASSKLLGTMTRKDLGDTHLWGHNSWNHFMGDHAVVAIVIPLSADKTLVRTKWLVHKDAVEGVDYDLEKLTNVWVATTDQDAELVARSHAGALDPAYVPGPYSRFSETNLDKFATWYIDRMRAHGY; encoded by the coding sequence ATGCTTCAGACCTTCGCTTCGTCGATTTCATCGCTTCTCGACTCAAGGGCCGACGGCCATTCGCTTCCCGCCGGGCTCTACAACCGTGAGGATGTTTTCGAAGCCGACGTCGACGTGTTCTTTCGCAAACACTGGATCTGCATCGGTCTGGAATGCGATGTTCCAGAACCGGGAGACGCCAACGTTATCGAAATTGGCAACAGCAGCCTCATCATTCTTCGCGACGACGACAATCAGATCCGCGTCGTGCACAACGTATGCCGTCATCGCGGCTCGCGGATCCTTGACGCGGGATCGAGCGTGGTCTCCAAGCTCGTCTGTCCATACCACCAGTGGACCTACGAGCTTGACGGCGAGCTCGCCTACGCGCCTCACATGGGCGCCGATTTCGACAAGAGCTGCAAGAGCCTCAGGCCGGTCAGTTTCAAATCGATCGGCGGCCTCATTTACGCCTGCCTCTCCGACAACCCACCGGCCGACATCGAGCACCTTGAAGAGGTCATGACGGAACGGCTCGCGCCCTACGATATCCGCAACACAAAGGTGGCTTTTCAGACTGACGTGGTCGAACACGGCAACTGGAAGCTGACGATGGAAAACAATCGCGAATGCTATCACTGCTCTGCGAACCATCCGGAGCTCTGCGTCTCGTTCGTCGATCTGGATTTCGGATTCGATCCGGAAAGCCTGAGCCCGGAAGACCGAGAGCAGGCAGAACAGCATCAAGCTCTCTATGCAGACAAAACCAAGAGCTGGGAGGCCGACGGCTATCCTTCCGCCGCCGTCGAACAGCTCGTCGATTGCGAGACAAACTTCAGAACACAGCGGCTGATCATTTCGGGTGCCGGTGAATCGCAGACGCCTGACGCGACCGCGGCTTCGTCGAAGCTTCTCGGCACCATGACCAGGAAAGACCTGGGCGACACGCATCTGTGGGGACACAATAGCTGGAACCACTTCATGGGCGACCATGCGGTTGTTGCAATCGTCATCCCGCTTTCGGCTGACAAGACCCTCGTGCGCACGAAATGGCTTGTTCACAAGGATGCCGTCGAAGGCGTCGACTACGATCTCGAAAAGTTGACGAACGTTTGGGTTGCGACAACCGACCAGGACGCGGAGCTTGTCGCGCGATCTCACGCAGGCGCCCTCGACCCTGCCTATGTCCCCGGTCCCTACTCGCGCTTCTCCGAAACGAATCTCGACAAGTTCGCGACCTGGTACATCGACCGGATGCGAGCTCATGGATATTAA
- a CDS encoding hybrid-cluster NAD(P)-dependent oxidoreductase, whose product MDIKTLTSASNAPTDVWDPELDDTLVCIDVHQETHDVKSFTFASPQGKRFAFQAGQYFLFDFPLGADAEPRCYSISSSPQRPNAFTVTVKRVPDGRVSNWLHDNLKSGATVKAQGPLGHFIRPSGAGKKLLLSGGSGITPVMSIVRDLADTCDPTDVVFIHAARTPLDLIFRDELSMLTTKMKGLRLHFLPEHLTGERWWPGITGRITSEYIKMAVPDIAERIVMCCGPAPFMAAARKISADLGVPTSNYIEESFDAAVIDDAELPIGEAPVVAKTFQVQFLKQARTIEVASEQTVLGCAKKAGLRLPSSCANGVCGTCKSKLVSGSVEMKHNGGIRQREVDAGLFLPCCSKPLSDLVIDR is encoded by the coding sequence ATGGATATTAAGACCTTGACGAGCGCTTCGAACGCGCCGACGGACGTCTGGGATCCAGAACTGGACGATACCCTTGTCTGTATCGACGTGCATCAAGAGACGCACGACGTCAAAAGCTTCACCTTCGCGTCTCCCCAGGGCAAACGGTTCGCCTTCCAGGCCGGTCAGTATTTTCTCTTCGACTTCCCGCTTGGAGCAGATGCCGAACCCCGTTGCTACAGCATATCTTCGTCACCGCAGAGGCCGAATGCCTTCACGGTTACCGTGAAACGGGTGCCGGACGGACGGGTCTCCAACTGGCTGCACGACAATCTGAAGTCCGGCGCGACCGTGAAGGCGCAAGGTCCGCTGGGACATTTCATCCGTCCCTCCGGTGCCGGCAAGAAGCTGCTGCTGTCAGGCGGATCTGGCATCACGCCTGTGATGTCGATTGTCCGTGATCTGGCCGACACCTGCGACCCGACAGACGTCGTGTTCATCCATGCTGCAAGGACGCCGCTCGACCTCATCTTCCGTGACGAACTGTCCATGCTTACAACGAAGATGAAGGGGCTGAGGCTCCATTTTCTTCCGGAACATCTCACGGGCGAACGCTGGTGGCCTGGCATCACGGGACGAATAACGTCCGAGTACATAAAGATGGCGGTACCGGATATAGCCGAGAGGATCGTCATGTGCTGCGGCCCGGCGCCGTTCATGGCCGCGGCCAGGAAGATATCTGCCGATCTGGGGGTACCGACGTCGAACTATATTGAGGAAAGTTTCGACGCCGCCGTCATTGATGATGCCGAACTGCCTATCGGCGAGGCGCCGGTCGTCGCGAAGACCTTCCAAGTGCAATTCCTGAAGCAGGCTCGAACGATCGAGGTTGCATCGGAACAGACGGTTCTCGGCTGTGCCAAGAAGGCTGGTTTGAGGCTTCCGTCATCATGTGCCAATGGCGTCTGCGGAACGTGCAAGTCCAAGCTCGTCTCGGGATCAGTCGAGATGAAGCATAACGGCGGCATTCGCCAGAGGGAGGTCGACGCCGGCCTATTCCTGCCTTGCTGTTCAAAGCCGCTGAGCGATCTGGTCATTGACCGCTGA
- a CDS encoding M24 family metallopeptidase yields MNENVIAPGGPAGSTVFKDERKQAYLNPEGADRPLKSPLSSATLDRARRYRLGRLQATMQEWDCGALLLYDPVNIRYAFDSSNMSIWTMHNASRYALILADGPAILFEFEGAEHVNDGLPGIDEVRPAKSWIFFTAGDLIESRMKEWADEVADVIRSQGRNARIAIDKLEPAGAFELRKRGFDLLDGQELAERARSIKSADEIELMRWTIRVCEAGMARMYDKSEPGRTEREIWAELHFENARSGGEWLETKLLTAGARTNPWYQECSDYEIKAGEMISFDTDMIGPYGYCADLSRSWTCGHRTMNEKQRELYAAARDQIDHNLAVLRPGIGFAEFNDRSWRIPEKYIPYRYTLALHGTGMADEWPGVLLHPDFGRNCSGTIEKDMVLNVESLIAEAGSESIKLETQVLITATGAERLDTFPWEDV; encoded by the coding sequence ATGAATGAGAACGTCATCGCCCCAGGAGGCCCAGCGGGGTCGACCGTTTTCAAAGACGAAAGGAAGCAGGCCTATCTCAATCCGGAGGGAGCGGACCGGCCGCTCAAAAGTCCCCTTTCCTCCGCCACTCTGGATAGGGCTCGCCGATATCGCCTCGGCAGACTGCAGGCCACGATGCAGGAATGGGACTGCGGCGCACTCCTGCTCTATGATCCCGTTAACATTCGATATGCGTTCGACTCATCGAACATGAGCATCTGGACCATGCACAATGCGTCCCGCTATGCGCTCATCCTTGCCGATGGCCCGGCGATCTTGTTCGAGTTTGAAGGCGCAGAACATGTGAACGACGGACTTCCGGGTATCGACGAAGTCAGGCCTGCGAAGTCCTGGATCTTCTTCACCGCCGGCGATCTGATCGAGAGCCGAATGAAGGAATGGGCCGACGAGGTGGCCGACGTCATTAGGTCGCAGGGCCGCAACGCCCGCATCGCCATCGACAAGCTCGAGCCTGCGGGTGCTTTCGAGCTGCGCAAGAGAGGCTTCGACCTTCTGGATGGGCAGGAATTGGCAGAGCGGGCGAGATCGATCAAGAGCGCCGATGAAATCGAGCTCATGAGGTGGACGATCCGTGTCTGCGAGGCCGGAATGGCGAGGATGTACGACAAGTCCGAGCCCGGTCGAACGGAAAGGGAGATCTGGGCGGAACTGCATTTCGAGAATGCCAGAAGTGGCGGGGAGTGGCTCGAGACCAAGCTTCTGACGGCCGGCGCGAGGACCAATCCCTGGTACCAGGAGTGTTCCGACTACGAGATCAAGGCTGGGGAGATGATTTCATTCGATACGGACATGATCGGCCCTTATGGCTACTGTGCCGATCTCTCCCGCTCATGGACCTGCGGTCATCGTACCATGAACGAAAAACAGCGGGAGCTTTATGCCGCAGCCAGGGATCAGATCGATCACAACCTCGCAGTTCTCAGGCCGGGAATCGGGTTTGCGGAGTTCAACGATCGTTCTTGGCGTATCCCGGAAAAGTATATCCCCTACCGCTATACCTTGGCGCTGCACGGCACGGGTATGGCGGACGAGTGGCCAGGCGTTCTCCTGCATCCGGATTTCGGCCGAAATTGCAGCGGCACAATCGAAAAGGACATGGTACTTAACGTGGAGAGCTTGATTGCGGAAGCGGGATCCGAAAGCATCAAGCTCGAGACTCAAGTCTTGATCACGGCAACAGGAGCCGAGCGGCTCGACACCTTTCCCTGGGAAGATGTCTAA
- a CDS encoding helix-turn-helix domain-containing protein, translated as MKSLSPVDTGNLLKSIRHDLGWSLDKTAERTGVSKAMLGQIERGESTPTVATLWKIATGLRVPMTALLEPDREEGDVLLLRDASRLRVRPSEEGMQRALLFPYETRFGFELYELTFAPDFESISEPHDIGVVEHVTVLRGEIELLVEEEWRRVEQGQSLRFPADRRHGYRNRTQSETVVMDLIHYRFIPQNIAERKTQAGS; from the coding sequence ATGAAGTCCCTCAGTCCCGTTGACACGGGGAATCTACTGAAATCGATCAGGCACGACCTTGGATGGAGCCTCGACAAGACTGCAGAGCGTACTGGAGTAAGCAAGGCGATGCTGGGCCAGATCGAGCGCGGCGAATCCACGCCGACGGTCGCGACGCTTTGGAAGATCGCGACGGGCTTGCGGGTTCCGATGACGGCCCTGCTCGAGCCGGATCGCGAAGAAGGCGATGTGTTGCTCTTGCGTGACGCCAGTCGTCTCCGGGTGCGCCCGTCGGAGGAAGGGATGCAACGCGCATTGTTGTTCCCTTATGAGACCCGGTTCGGCTTCGAACTCTATGAACTGACCTTCGCGCCCGACTTCGAGAGTATCTCAGAGCCGCATGACATCGGGGTTGTGGAGCATGTGACCGTCCTGCGCGGGGAGATCGAATTGCTGGTGGAGGAAGAGTGGAGGCGGGTCGAGCAAGGGCAGTCGCTGAGGTTTCCTGCCGACCGCCGCCATGGTTACCGCAATCGGACGCAAAGTGAGACTGTTGTCATGGATTTGATCCACTATCGGTTCATCCCGCAGAATATCGCGGAGCGCAAAACGCAAGCGGGTTCTTGA
- a CDS encoding threonine ammonia-lyase — MQPVGERPAASREIGQPDTRLDLGRIFEAKEQISRMFRDTPQFGCSSLGDLLGCELIIKLETANPIRCFKGRGTEVVMSRLERADQKAAVCASAGNLGQALAYSGRERGIGVTVVAATSANGAKIDHMRRLGAAVELVEGDIEDARKRAREIAASGNALLVEDSENLDTCEGAGTIGLELVEGFDRIDTMLLALGGGALATGVGHVFKCLSPATEVVCIQPSGAPAMALSWRARSVVTTDRADTIADGVAGRFPIAAVLQDLLAVANHVPLVEEASIKAGMRLLHRHAGLVVEPSAALGVAAILEDPSRYRGKRVVTVICGSNVLPDAFSAWTQD, encoded by the coding sequence ATGCAGCCTGTCGGTGAAAGACCCGCAGCATCCCGGGAAATCGGGCAACCAGACACCAGGCTCGACCTCGGGCGCATCTTTGAGGCGAAGGAACAAATCTCACGGATGTTTCGCGACACGCCCCAATTCGGCTGTTCATCTCTTGGCGATCTTCTGGGCTGCGAACTGATCATCAAACTTGAGACCGCAAACCCGATCCGATGCTTCAAAGGACGCGGGACCGAGGTCGTAATGTCCCGCCTCGAAAGAGCCGATCAGAAGGCCGCGGTCTGCGCCAGCGCCGGCAATCTCGGGCAGGCGCTCGCATATAGTGGGCGCGAACGCGGTATTGGCGTGACAGTGGTCGCCGCCACAAGCGCCAATGGCGCGAAGATCGATCACATGCGCCGGCTCGGAGCCGCCGTCGAACTTGTCGAGGGCGACATCGAGGACGCGCGAAAGCGCGCTCGCGAGATCGCGGCCAGCGGCAACGCTTTACTCGTGGAGGACAGCGAAAACCTCGACACCTGCGAAGGCGCCGGCACCATCGGGCTGGAGCTTGTCGAAGGGTTCGACCGCATCGACACGATGCTGCTCGCGCTCGGCGGCGGTGCGCTCGCCACCGGCGTTGGCCACGTTTTCAAGTGCCTGTCGCCCGCAACGGAGGTGGTGTGCATCCAGCCCAGCGGGGCGCCCGCCATGGCCCTATCCTGGCGGGCGCGATCAGTCGTCACCACCGATCGCGCCGATACCATCGCCGACGGTGTCGCCGGCCGGTTCCCAATCGCGGCGGTCCTTCAGGACCTGCTCGCCGTCGCCAATCACGTGCCGCTGGTAGAGGAGGCAAGCATCAAGGCGGGCATGCGCCTGCTCCATCGGCACGCCGGCCTCGTGGTCGAGCCATCGGCCGCCCTTGGCGTTGCAGCGATCCTGGAAGATCCCTCGCGATACCGCGGCAAGCGGGTGGTCACGGTGATCTGCGGGTCGAACGTATTGCCCGACGCGTTTTCGGCGTGGACACAGGACTAG
- a CDS encoding MarR family winged helix-turn-helix transcriptional regulator gives MAPNNNRGSKEGAVEDHVDRLRAQWACELPDLDTEPMAILGRAKRLTNLVAPSIEETFAKFGLDRGEFDVIATLRRSGPPYQLTPTAMYTTLMLSSGGLTHRLDRLEKAGLIVREKSAHDGRSVVVCLTATGIALAEKAFRADMASELLFLEGLDVEERAALAALLRKLVMSVEAGPSDGVTS, from the coding sequence GTGGCGCCAAACAACAACCGCGGCTCAAAGGAGGGCGCTGTCGAAGACCATGTCGACCGGCTCCGCGCGCAATGGGCCTGCGAATTGCCGGACCTCGACACCGAGCCGATGGCGATCCTGGGACGCGCGAAACGGCTAACGAACCTGGTGGCGCCCTCCATCGAAGAGACCTTTGCCAAGTTCGGCCTCGATCGCGGCGAGTTCGACGTTATCGCGACCCTGCGCAGATCTGGGCCACCCTACCAGCTGACGCCGACGGCAATGTATACGACGCTTATGTTGTCTTCCGGCGGGCTGACGCACCGCCTTGATCGGCTGGAAAAGGCTGGTCTGATTGTACGAGAGAAATCGGCCCATGACGGGCGAAGTGTTGTCGTTTGCCTGACCGCAACGGGAATCGCGCTGGCCGAAAAGGCGTTTCGCGCGGATATGGCCAGTGAACTCTTGTTCCTCGAAGGTTTGGATGTCGAAGAGCGCGCGGCCCTGGCCGCGCTGCTGCGCAAGCTTGTCATGAGCGTTGAGGCAGGCCCGAGTGACGGGGTCACGTCGTGA
- a CDS encoding cupin domain-containing protein → MFSVYRYQQPEPGTSRTVRFEGRHFGSEVSLFVVDADPGRGPALHVHPYAETWVVRKGEAEFTVGNDKTRGSAGDIIVGPANVPHRFENVGTDRLEIVCIHPSQTFEQTFV, encoded by the coding sequence ATGTTTTCGGTTTATCGCTATCAGCAGCCCGAACCCGGCACGAGCCGTACGGTCCGCTTCGAAGGTCGTCACTTCGGCAGCGAGGTATCGCTTTTTGTCGTGGACGCGGATCCGGGCCGCGGCCCGGCGCTGCATGTTCATCCCTATGCCGAGACCTGGGTGGTTCGAAAGGGGGAGGCCGAGTTCACGGTTGGCAACGACAAGACGCGCGGCTCTGCCGGCGACATCATTGTTGGCCCGGCCAACGTTCCTCATCGTTTCGAAAATGTCGGCACCGACCGGCTGGAGATCGTCTGCATCCATCCGAGCCAGACGTTCGAGCAAACCTTTGTTTAA